A genomic window from Fusarium oxysporum Fo47 chromosome VIII, complete sequence includes:
- a CDS encoding S-adenosyl-L-methionine-dependent methyltransferase: MAEKSGVTGADFEFVKTPAYPKPDFDKLEDVGVPTTRYPAIKNAPLPADGSGADTFNNYVLISILILVPWFLSRKVGGGLKTTLFFALIVDLPLLAAWWLVISSISPRKNEKVRLPNRGVEHYLEFKKEADRLKYRGHNKIPMETFHEMYFDGDVDFKGDCLEVMEYRHDWASFRFTIGLIKFFLFGMIPEVIMHTRSQDEEQVRDHYDRGDDFYGWFLGPRMIYTSGIISDINREETLEELQDNKLTVVCEKIGLNKGDSMLDIGCGWGTLARFASEQYGAHVTGVTLGRNQTAWGNSSMRKAGIPEEQSKILCMDYRDIPVPEGGYKKITSLEMSEHVGIRHFGSFLKQVHDMLDDDGVFFLQYAGLRKAWQYEDFTWGLFMNKYIFPGADASTPLGWVVDKLEGTGFEIKHIDTIGVHYSATLWRWYRNWMSNRDKVEAKYGKRWFRIWEYFLAYSTIISRQGSATCFQITLVKNINSTHRVEGIETQFAITGALDNCRADLQSWASRNNVKTPSEYL; this comes from the exons ATGGCAGAGAAATCAGGCGTCACCGGCGCTGACTTCGAGTTTGTTAAAACTCCTGCTTATCCCAAGCCTGACTTTGATAAGCTTGAGGATGTCGGTGTTCCTACTACCAGG TATCCTGCCATCAAGAATGCTCCTCTCCCTGCCGATGGCTCTGGTGCCGATACCTTCAACAACTATGtcctcatctccatcttgatcCTTGTCCCTTGGTTCCTCAGCCGAAAGGTTGGCGGTGGACTCAAGACcaccctcttcttcgcccTCATCGTCGATCTTCCCCTGCTCGCCGCTTGGTGGCTTGTAATCTCCTCCATCAGCCCTCGCAAGAATGAGAAGGTTCGCCTTCCTAACCGTGGTGTTGAGCACTACCtcgagttcaagaaggaggccgaCCGCCTCAAGTACCGTGGCCACAACAAGATCCCCATGGAGACCTTCCACGAGATGTactttgatggtgatgttgacttCAAGGGTGACTGCCTCGAGGTTATGGAGTACCGCCATGACTGGGCCAGCTTCCGCTTCACCATTGGcctcatcaagttcttcctctttggcATGATCCCTGAGGTCATCATGCACACTCGTTCTCAGG ACGAGGAGCAGGTCCGTGACCACTACGACCGTGGTGATGACTTCTACGGCTGGTTCCTTGGCCCCCGCATGATCTACACTTCTGGTATCATCTCCGACATCAACCGCGAGGAGACTCTTGAGGAGCTCCAGGACAACAAGCTTACTGTCGTTTGCGAGAAGATTGGCCTCAACAAGGGTGACTCTATGCTTGATATTGGCTGTGGTTGGGGTACTCTTGCTCGCTTTGCTAGTGAGCAGTATGGCGCCCATGTCACCGGTGTCACTCTTGGCCGCAACCAGACCGCTTGGGGTAACAGCAGCATGCGCAAGGCCGGCATCCCCGAGGAGCAGAGCAAGATTCTCTGCATGGATTACCGTGATATTCCCGTTCCTGAGGGTGGCTACAAGAAGATCACCAGTCTTGAGATGTCTGAGCACGTTGGTATCCGCCACTTCGGTAGCTTCTTGAAGCAGGTTCACGACAtgcttgacgatgatggtgtCTTCTTTCTACAGTACGCTGGTCTCCGTAAGGCTTGGCAATACGAGGATTTCACCTGGGGTCTTTTCATGAACAAGTACATTTTCCCTGGTGCTGACGCTTCTACTCCTCTCGGCTGGGTTGTCGACAAGCTGGAGGGTACCGGCTTCGAGATCAAGCACATCGATACCATCGGTGTTCACTACTCTGCTACCCTCTGGAGGTGGTACCGTAACTGGATGTCCAACCGCGACAAGGTTGAGGCCAAGTACGGCAAGCGATGGTTCCGTATCTGGGAGTACTTCCTTGCCTACTCCACCATCATCTCTCGCCAGGGCAGTGCCACTTGCTTCCAGATCACCCTGGTCAAGAACATCAACTCCACCCACCGAGTTGAGGGTATTGAGACCCAGTTCGCCATCACCGGAGCTCTTGACAACTGCCGCGCTGATCTCCAGTCGTGGGCTTCCAGAAACAACGTTAAGACTCCCTCCGAGTACCTGTAA
- a CDS encoding mannose-ethanolamine phosphotransferase GPI13: MPQKPKAKPKAQQQPPQTEHQKIAEQWAKAERARAEQAANAKFGLPPAEETVEVLERRREALDKRRQKTYEKRWRWTAAFWVVLLAIHALGIWLFTSGFLLTRLVLEDKSNCTLPPIENTKGSLNVDRGCWHPKSFDRAVVVLIDALRYDFTVPEDPAQAQHFHNAFPYLYETAVKSPQNAFLRPFIADPPTATMQRLKGLTTGTLPTFVDVGSNFAGAAIEEDNLLMQLKDAGKKIAHLGDDTWWSLFPGYFEPNISKAYDSFNVWDLHTVDNGVIDNIFPLLNKERKGEWDLLIGHCLGVDHAGHRYGPDHPAMGAKLRQMDEFIRKLVDSVDDKTLLVVMGDHGMDSKGDHGGESDDEVEAALWMYSKKPFFGRTSSDFAVPPPNAKVRPVNQIDLVPTLALLLGIPIPFNNLGGPIEEAFAGTKGNDWRNLNAVSRVAAAGIERYQASYHEARGLTQGEGAESPAALWEAARAIAKNDRDAYVAFTKFQDTTLSVCKDLWARFDVSRMIMGIVVFGVGLVLLLMYSSREEEDEYVIMNDAELDYAEKKLELMAFKENEPETAEVLHKQILKGLWDPKILFTVSVLTGVGLYRQQPIEGLAALVAVLFMAGLSSSLHDAGRTILNVFPSTFWGWLAVIFTVSQSIGFASNSYTIWEDSILLFFITTFGVASAVSAFRIEARRERYLGIYHSVAFIILGRLASYSKLCREEQMPYCTSTYYASSASSTSAIWQLAIPFAVCLILPAIIKSFLVTSRSYEGLAPTWIGYVIRGGLFLSALYWVIDAADNGGWLEGRLAEGTPKTIGVYLAQIVLALAFIAGSTAFVWAPPCVSLLQSAGAGGRPVVTIIGYGNAIGARYLLLPLNLLLGCFLLSKPMGGGALALMFWQILTLAELLDLNELKTSPIGPIMLAVLGNFYYFKTGHQAVLSSIQWDSAFIPLFSIRYPWTPIVVILNSFAGQIIAAASVPLLALWKVGPKQKGVLETATRGIGVFIIYYAVEALATMSWAGWLRRHLMLYRVFSPRFMLASTVLLVLDLVTILVTLTGLRSNTLSLGEVFGWAD; this comes from the coding sequence ATGCCACAAAAGCCAAAGGCTAAGCCCaaggctcagcagcagcctcccCAAACTGAACATCAAAAGATTGCGGAACAATGGGCTAAAGCTGAAAGAGCTCGTGCTGAACAAGCTGCTAATGCAAAATTCGGACTCCCTCCCGCCGAAGAGACCGTAGAGGTTCTGGAGCGACGACGCGAGGCGCTCGACAAGAGACGGCAGAAGACATATGAGAAGCGCTGGCGGTGGACTGCTGCCTTTTGGGTCGTCTTGCTAGCTATCCACGCGCTCGGCATCTGGCTCTTTACAAGCGGTTTCTTGCTGACACGGCTAGTGCTGGAGGACAAGTCGAACTGCACACTGCCTCCAATTGAGAACACCAAGGGCTCATTGAATGTCGATCGCGGTTGCTGGCACCCTAAATCGTTCGACAGAGCTGTTGTCGTTCTAATTGACGCGCTTCGATACGACTTTACTGTTCCCGAAGATCCGGCGCAAGCTCAGCACTTCCACAATGCTTTCCCCTACCTCTACGAGACAGCTGTCAAGTCGCCCCAGAATGCCTTCCTTCGCCCTTTTATCGCTGATCCTCCGACCGCGACGATGCAGAGACTCAAGGGTCTCACGACGGGAACATTGCCTActtttgttgatgttggaagCAACTTTGCTGGCGCGGCTATCGAGGAGGACAACTTGTTGATGCAGCTGAAGGAcgctggcaagaagattgcTCACCTTGGCGACGATACATGGTGGTCTCTCTTCCCTGGTTACTTCGAGCCTAATATTAGCAAGGCCTATGACAGCTTCAACGTCTGGGATCTTCACACTGTTGATAATGGCGTTATTGACAACATCTTCCCGTTATTGAACAAGGAGCGAAAGGGCGAATGGGATCTCCTTATTGGACAttgtcttggtgttgatcatGCTGGCCACCGATACGGACCTGATCACCCTGCCATGGGAGCCAAGCTTCGCCAGATGGACGAGTTTATCCGCAAGCTTGTCGACAGCGTTGATGACAAGACACTTCTTGTTGTTATGGGAGATCACGGTATGGACAGCAAGGGTGATCACGGTGGTGAGAGCGACGACGAAGTTGAGGCTGCTCTCTGGATGTACTCAAAGAAGCCCTTCTTCGGCAGAACCTCTTCCGACTTTGCTGTTCCTCCCCCTAACGCCAAGGTTCGACCGGTGAACCAGATTGATCTTGTTCCTACCCTCGCGCTGCTTCTTGGTATTCCTATTCCCTTCAATAACCTGGGAGGACCAATTGAGGAGGCGTTTGCTGGTACTAAGGGCAACGACTGGCGTAACCTCAACGCTGTTTCGCGTGTTGCTGCAGCTGGGATTGAGAGATACCAGGCATCTTACCACGAGGCTCGAGGCCTGACTCAGGGCGAAGGAGCCGAGTCTCCCGCTGCTCTTTGGGAGGCTGCTCGCGCCATTGCCAAGAATGATCGCGATGCTTACGTTGCCTTCACCAAGTTCCAGGACACTACTCTGTCTGTCTGCAAAGACCTCTGGGCACGTTTCGATGTTTCTCGTATGATCATGGGTATTGTTGTCTTTGGCGTTGGTCTCgtcttgctcttgatgtaCTCTTCTcgagaggaggaagatgagtACGTTATTATGAATGACGCCGAGCTTGACTatgccgagaagaagttggaaCTCATGGCTTTCAAGGAGAACGAGCCTGAGACCGCGGAAGTCTTGCACAAGCAGATTCTCAAGGGCCTTTGGGACCCCAAGATTCTCTTCACTGTCTCTGTTCTTACGGGTGTAGGCCTGTATCGCCAGCAGCCTATCGAGGGTCTTGCTGCTCTCGTTGCAGTGCTCTTCATGGCAGGTCTCAGCTCTTCCCTGCATGATGCAGGTAGGACTATTCTCAATGTCTTCCCTTCGACTTTCTGGGGTTGGTTGGCTGTAATCTTCACTGTTAGTCAATCGATTGGATTTGCTTCCAACTCCTACACTATCTGGGAAGATTcgatccttctcttctttatTACCACTTTTGGTGTGGCCAGTGCCGTCTCTGCATTCCGCATTGAGGCTCGACGGGAGAGATATCTGGGCATTTACCACTCTGTTGCCTTCATCATTCTTGGCCGTCTCGCCTCGTATTCCAAGCTTTGTCGCGAGGAGCAGATGCCCTACTGCACTTCTACGTACTACGCCTCTTCggcctcttcaacctctgcAATTTGGCAGCTTGCCATTCCTTTTGCTGTATGCCTTATTCTTCCAGCTATTATCAAATCGTTCCTCGTCACAAGCAGGTCGTATGAGGGTCTTGCCCCAACTTGGATTGGCTATGTCATCCGTGGAGGCTTGTTTTTGTCTGCCTTGTACTGGGTTATCGATGCCGCTGACAATGGCGGCTGGCTCGAGGGACGTCTCGCCGAAGGAACCCCCAAGACCATCGGAGTTTATCTAGCCCAGATTGTCCTCGCTCTCGCCTTCATTGCCGGAAGCACTGCTTTTGTTTGGGCGCCTCCCTGCGTCTCCCTCCTTCAATCTGCTGGAGCTGGCGGTCGACCTGTTGTTACTATTATTGGATATGGTAACGCTATTGGTGCTCGCTACTTGTTGCTCCCGCTTAACCTTCTTTTGGGATGCTTCCTCCTTTCGAAGCCCATGGGCGGTGGTGCCCTTGCTCTTATGTTCTGGCAGATTCTTACCCTGGCTGAGCTTTTGGATCTCAACGAGCTCAAGACCAGCCCAATCGGGCCCATCATGCTTGCTGTACTTGGAAACTTCTACTATTTCAAGACTGGCCACCAGGCTGTATTGTCCAGCATTCAGTGGGACAGCGCTTTTATCCCTCTCTTTAGCATCCGCTACCCTTGGACCCCCATCGTGGTTATTCTTAACAGCTTTGCGGGCCAGATCATCGCTGCTGCGTCTGTACCACTACTCGCTCTGTGGAAGGTCGGTCCCAAGCAGAAGGGAGTTTTAGAGACAGCCACCCGCGGCATTGgcgtcttcatcatctaCTATGCCGTTGAAGCCCTGGCTACTATGAGCTGGGCTGGCTGGCTGCGTCGTCACCTGATGCTCTACCGTGTTTTCAGCCCTCGCTTCATGCTTGCGAGCACTGTCCTACTCGTTCTTGATCTGGTGACTATTCTCGTCACTCTGACTGGCCTGCGTAGTAACACCTTGTCCCTTGGCGAGGTGTTCGGATGGGCCGATTAG
- a CDS encoding P-loop containing nucleoside triphosphate hydrolase protein — MTVRKLSDLDNSMDSEQRPVAEKHLLNTTIKNFTWRNVTVTVKDRETKQPKAIVDNVEGIVEAGEICALMGPSGCGKTTLLNVLARRPTNASSVEAEVNINGSHLSLAEFREVSCFVEQEDALIGSLTVRETLEFSSRLASSSSLSKKERIVRINNLLESFGLVEQANTLIGTPIRKGISGGQKRRVGVASQLITSPKVLFLDEPTSGLDSAASLEVVKYLRDVAKRNNLIVICSIHQPSTSTFNLFDKLLLLSGGKTHYFGPVNSVAAYYAEVGSPLPQYVNPAEHLLELVNIDFAQDRGEASRDLETLQAAWQNSRHASEVNTAIKSAESSGGDWNIDTIEKRPSMFSLTMTLLHRSFIKSYRDVVAYGIRIAMYLGLAIMMGTVWVRLDPSQESIQPFINAIFFGSAFMSFMAVAYVPAFIEDRLQYVKEHHNGLYGAAELIISNFFIGVPYLFLISILFSVISYWLSNFQPTAKAFFTWVLWLFLDLLAAESLVVFMTSLFPSFVISLALVAFANGLWMSVGGFMVPPTILNVFYKYVFHYWDYQKYVFEGMMVNEFADRVYSCGDGCRCMYQSTLADQCMIDGQAVLNQYGYSNGHMGRNVGIMISIIAGYRLASWLVLVLRR; from the exons ATGACAGTGCGTAAGTTATCCGACTTGGACAACAGCATGGACTCAGAGCAACGTCCTGTCGCAGAGaagcatcttctcaacaccacaatCAAAAATTTCACTTGGCGCAACGTCACTGTAACAGTCAAAGACAGAGAGACAAAACAGCCCAAGGCAATTGTTGATAATGTCGAAGGGATAGTCGAAGCAG GCGAGATTTGCGCCCTTATGGGTCCTTCAGGTTGCGGAAAAACAACACTTCTTAACGTACTAGCACGCCGTCCAACGAATGCAAGCAGTGTTGAAGCAgaagtcaacatcaacgGAAGCCATTTATCACTTGCCGAGTTCAGAGAAGTTTCGTGCTTCGTTGAACAGGAAGATGCTCTCATTGGCTCGTTAACTGTTCGAGAAACCCTCGAGTTCTCATCGCGGCTCGCCAGCTCGAG CTCTTTGTCTAAGAAAGAACGGATCGTCCGCATCAACAACCTCCTTGAGTCTTTCGGTCTAGTCGAACAAGCCAACACTCTTATTGGAACGCCCATTCGCAAGGGTATCTCAGGTGGTCAGAAACGTCGAGTCGGTGTTGCGAGTCAACTCATCACTAGTCCCAAGgttctcttcctcgatgAACCTACGAGTGGTCTCGACTCAGCTGCCAGTTTAGAAGTTGTTAAGTATCTTCGCGACGTGGCCAAGCGCAACAACCTTATCGTCATCTGCTCTATCCATCAACCATCCACTTCGACCTTCAACTTGTTCGACAAGTTGCTCCTCCTCTCTGGTGGAAAGACCCATTACTTCGGACCTGTAAACAGTGTTGCGGCATACTATGCCGAAGTTGGATCACCGCTACCTCAATATGTCAACCCTGCCgagcatcttcttgagctggTCAACATTGATTTCGCCCAGGATAGAGGCGAGGCATCACGAGACTTGGAAACACTTCAAGCCGCATGGCAAAACTCACGACATGCCAGTGAAGTCAACACTGCAATCAAGTCTGCCGAATCTTCGGGTGGTGACTGGAACATCGATACAATTGAGAAGAGGCCTAGCATGTTTAGTCTTACTATGACTCTCCTCCATcgaagcttcatcaagagtTATCGAGATGTCGTAGCCTACGGCATTCGTATCGCTATGTATCTTGGTCTCGCTATCATGATGGGCACTGTCTGGGTGAGACTCGATCCTTCACAAGAGTCTATCCAGCCATTCATCAACGCTATCTTTTTTGGCTCAGCCTTTATGAGTTTCATGGCAGTAGCTTATGTCCCTGCTTTCATTGAGGACAGGCTTCAATACGTCAAAGAACACCACAATGGCCTTTACGGAGCAGCGGAACTTATTAtatccaacttcttcatcggcGTTCCTTACCTGTTTCTTATTTCTATTCTATTCTCGGTCATCTCATACTGGCTTTCCAACTTCCAGCCAACTGCAAAGGCCTTTTTCACCTGGGTTCTGTGGCTGTTCCTCGATCTACTCGCTGCAGAGTCACTTGTTGTCTTTATGACATCCCTATTTCCCAGCTTCGTCATCTCCCTCGCACTGGTGGCCTTTGCGAATGGTCTGTGGATGTCTGTTGGTGGCTTCATGGTTCCTCCAACTATCCTTAATGTCTTCTACAAATACGTCTTCCACTACTGGGATTACCAGAAGTATGTGTTTGAGGGTATGATGGTCAATGAATTTGCGGATCGAGTGTATAGCTGTGGTGATGGATGCCGTTGCATGTATCAGTCAACCCTGGCGGACCAGTGTATGATCGACGGACAGGCTGTGTTGAACCAGTATGGATATTCGAACGGACATATGGGACGAAATGTTGGCATTATGATTTCCATCATTGCTGGATACCGACtggcatcatggctggtTCTAGTATTGAGGAGGTAA
- a CDS encoding glycoside hydrolase superfamily has protein sequence MLSYGLNTIRVPLGYWLKEDLVDDSEHFPKGGLEYLTQLCGWASDRGFYIILDLHGAPGAQEPNQPFTGQYAPTMTDIIHTKKEYHDVGMLGLVNEPLNWDKAVDSLRKTYYPKPCSAIRKVEDNLKVTSNNRLHIHMMGSLWGSGKPTEFLRDTSFTAFDDHRYLKWDTSVEASHDAYIKKSCSDDRNTDGPTIVGEWSLAVPDDVEKTDAWNPQTQKEFYTKWFSAQVHAYEENTLGWVFWTWKASLGDDYRWSYRDAARAGVIPKDLDSLPSVC, from the exons ATGTTGAGCTATGGCCTGAATACTATTCGTGTGCCTCTAGGGTATTGGCTAAAGGAAgaccttgttgatgattCAGAGCACTTCCCCAAG GGTGGTTTGGAATACTTGACTCAACTCTGTGGTTGGGCAAGCGATCGAGGCTTCTACATCATTCTCGA CCTACACGGTGCCCCGGgtgctcaagaacccaacCAGCCCTTTACGGGTCAATATGCTCCGACA ATGACCGACATAATCCACACCAAGAAAGAGTATCACGATGTTGGCATGCTTGGGTTGGTCAATGAGCCGCTGAACTGGGACAAGGCCGTTGATTCGTTGCGAAAGACCTATTATCCCAAGCCCTGCAGT GCAATTCGCAAGGTCGAGGACAACCTCAAGGTCACCAGCAACAACCGCCTTCATATCCATATGATGGGTTCTCTATGGGGCAGCGGAAAGCCAACCGAGTTCCTCAGGGACACCTCATTCACGGCTTTCGACGACCATCGATACCTCAAGTGGGATACGAGTGTTGAAGCTTCCCATGACGCATACATCAAAAAATCTTGTTCCGATGATCGCAACACTGACGGCCCCACGATCGTTGGCGAATGGTCACTAGCTGTGCccgatgatgttgagaagactgATGCTTGGAATCCTCAGACTCAGAAGGAGTTTTACACCAAGTGGTTCTCTGCTCAGGTGCATGCATATGAAGAGAATACTCTTGGATGGGTCTTTTGGACTTGGAAGGCtagtcttggtgatgactATCGCTGGTCTTATAGAG ATGCGGCGAGAGCTGGCGTAATTCCCAAAGACCTCGACTCCCTTCCCAGTGTTTGTTGA